One Natronomonas moolapensis 8.8.11 genomic region harbors:
- a CDS encoding ABC transporter permease has protein sequence MSTPAESPEAPADDDADTPEMRGAEPTAAGRRPTAPRILSAVVRRELSTAVLTWSSLALLVGFVGTLLGIAWFGGGVQVGYVSTIIDLLTPLELLIPVIAFAFGYRTILDDDRRGVLDVLRTYPIEPWQVVLGAYAGRSLGLVGIVTAALSFLAFPIVVTESYRPVFYATHTGADSPGLYLRFIVLTACFAMVLLAIAVAISALVSTTRTAIAAVGLGLFALLFGADIGLLFALSRGLIAESSLVGSLAISPLSAYRGLVLETTVAVTAGTGPRTASPLFSAVGLLVWWAGSLAAAAFAVGR, from the coding sequence ATGAGCACGCCGGCCGAATCCCCCGAGGCGCCAGCCGACGACGACGCCGACACACCCGAGATGCGCGGGGCCGAACCGACAGCGGCCGGGCGGCGGCCGACCGCCCCCCGGATCCTCTCGGCGGTCGTTCGGCGGGAGCTCTCGACTGCGGTCCTGACGTGGTCCTCGCTCGCGCTGTTGGTCGGCTTCGTGGGGACGCTGCTCGGGATCGCGTGGTTCGGCGGCGGCGTTCAGGTGGGCTACGTCTCGACGATCATCGACCTGTTGACGCCGCTGGAGCTTCTGATCCCAGTCATCGCGTTCGCGTTCGGCTACCGTACGATCCTCGACGACGACCGACGCGGCGTCCTCGACGTGTTGCGGACGTACCCGATCGAACCCTGGCAGGTCGTCCTCGGGGCGTACGCCGGGCGCTCGCTCGGGCTCGTCGGCATCGTCACCGCGGCGCTGTCGTTTCTCGCGTTCCCGATCGTCGTCACGGAGTCGTACCGTCCCGTCTTTTACGCCACCCACACCGGGGCGGACTCGCCGGGGCTGTACCTCCGGTTCATCGTGCTCACCGCCTGCTTTGCGATGGTGCTTCTCGCGATCGCCGTCGCGATCTCAGCGCTCGTCTCGACGACCCGCACCGCGATCGCCGCCGTGGGTCTGGGGCTGTTCGCCCTGTTGTTCGGGGCCGACATCGGTCTCCTGTTCGCGCTCTCGCGCGGGCTGATCGCCGAGTCATCGCTCGTCGGATCGCTCGCGATCAGCCCGCTCAGTGCCTACCGCGGGCTGGTGCTCGAAACCACCGTCGCGGTGACTGCGGGCACCGGCCCGCGGACGGCTTCGCCGCTTTTCAGCGCGGTCGGCCTGCTCGTCTGGTGGGCAGGATCGCTCGCGGCCGCGGCGTTTGCCGTCGGTCGGTAG
- a CDS encoding ABC transporter ATP-binding protein, translating to MTEQDRTTPILTIEELEHTYGRVTVLDDVSLDVDPGDVTAIIGPNGSGKTTLIRAIVGLHEPSGGTVRYCGPDATRPIGYLQQRPAFRPGQTVREALTFYAALVGETEADAVARLERVGLGAAADRNVEALSGGMTRLVGIAQATVGDPPLIVLDEPASGLDPGMSVRIFEVAEELTASGTAVLLSSHDLSLVERTADRVALLDDGSVARLGAPADVRAELGADSLLGAFESAITGDAGTVRVRGET from the coding sequence ATGACCGAACAGGACCGAACGACACCGATACTGACGATCGAAGAGCTAGAACACACGTACGGTCGGGTGACCGTGCTGGACGACGTCTCGTTGGACGTCGACCCCGGCGACGTGACCGCGATCATCGGCCCGAACGGCTCGGGTAAGACGACGCTCATCCGGGCCATCGTCGGCCTCCACGAGCCGAGCGGCGGGACGGTGCGCTACTGCGGTCCCGACGCGACGCGCCCGATCGGCTACCTCCAGCAGCGCCCCGCGTTCCGGCCGGGCCAGACCGTCCGGGAGGCGCTCACGTTCTACGCTGCCCTCGTCGGCGAGACCGAAGCCGACGCCGTGGCGCGCCTCGAGCGGGTCGGGCTGGGGGCGGCGGCCGACCGGAACGTCGAGGCCCTCTCCGGCGGAATGACGCGGCTCGTCGGCATCGCACAGGCGACCGTCGGGGACCCCCCGTTGATCGTCCTCGACGAACCCGCGAGCGGTCTCGATCCGGGCATGAGCGTCCGCATCTTCGAGGTCGCCGAGGAGCTCACCGCGTCCGGAACGGCGGTGCTTCTCAGTTCGCACGACCTCTCGTTGGTCGAGCGGACGGCGGATCGGGTCGCGCTGCTCGACGACGGCTCGGTCGCACGACTGGGCGCGCCCGCGGACGTCCGGGCGGAACTCGGCGCTGACTCCTTGCTCGGGGCGTTCGAGTCGGCCATCACCGGCGACGCCGGGACCGTCCGCGTTCGGGGGGAAACATGA
- a CDS encoding NosD domain-containing protein yields the protein MSAEPQPRVETRTVATVSVLVVVVGLAAGIFVVDFGSATPEPVAFDETVSVGLTLEDEMRLEDDERFDARIELPRAQVFYSQYPYVVGYYGIDSFVAKQRQPSHEQRFGFPNTVYVTEYTDSGVELNDERLPVTEFAPGWVPADEAFYVVDSEARTTSGDAVVPFDTRTSAEAFADEYSGTVIDWADMLDRPIEIDGADTVRDRTEDQRRDANETVETRDSLLDRPVSVVVGEDEPTVRSAVEAAPPNTTVRVPAGTYRERLEIDTPVTLRADGDARIVGDGNGTVVTVTANRTALAGLDVSGVGDSTPGPTVTDGHAGSNVGGGGHNHGDAEGEDSWDAEIEDDYAQGDAAIEVSGAGNILVTDTHIDTDAAGIILYASPGAVVRNTTVVGSENYREGHMGVVAMRSPGVVEGSTFLGGLDGVYTHRSDGIVIRDNRMRGNRNGVHLMFTSGALVADNDIATEETAGIYVMTGPERNALLGNEIRDAETGISVGGTDSYVAGNVLAENDLGLRIEATASVVERNVIADNRDGVETWALLPTNRVTHNDFVDNERHVAVSSGRLRVWSHDGEGNYWEGAIGTTDGTVVERPYTPTDPVDGRLHRVDGAGTLAQAPALSALAGFQGVVPGMRADEVIDTAPRCAPVRAEWFERTGRTDIEPICRSSGDTPAETRHSETVRRPTDRPEYDDRTILRTTIERDSLG from the coding sequence ATGTCGGCGGAGCCACAGCCGAGAGTCGAAACCCGAACCGTCGCAACGGTCTCGGTCCTCGTCGTCGTCGTCGGCCTCGCGGCCGGCATCTTCGTCGTCGATTTCGGTTCGGCGACTCCCGAACCGGTCGCGTTCGACGAGACGGTCTCGGTCGGGTTGACCCTCGAGGACGAGATGCGGTTGGAGGACGACGAGCGCTTCGACGCCAGGATCGAACTCCCGCGAGCGCAGGTATTTTATTCGCAGTATCCCTATGTGGTCGGCTACTACGGCATCGACTCGTTCGTCGCAAAACAGCGACAGCCGAGCCACGAACAGCGGTTCGGCTTTCCGAACACGGTGTACGTCACCGAGTACACCGACAGCGGCGTCGAATTGAACGACGAACGGCTGCCGGTGACGGAGTTCGCCCCCGGCTGGGTGCCCGCCGACGAGGCGTTCTACGTCGTCGATAGCGAGGCCCGGACGACCTCCGGCGACGCCGTAGTACCGTTCGACACACGCACCTCGGCCGAGGCGTTCGCAGACGAATACAGTGGGACCGTGATAGACTGGGCGGACATGCTCGATCGGCCGATCGAAATAGACGGCGCTGACACGGTCCGAGACCGGACCGAGGACCAGCGCCGGGACGCCAACGAGACGGTCGAAACGCGTGATTCGCTGCTCGACCGCCCCGTCAGCGTGGTCGTCGGGGAGGACGAACCGACGGTCCGCTCGGCCGTCGAGGCGGCCCCCCCGAACACGACGGTTCGCGTGCCGGCGGGGACGTATCGCGAACGTCTCGAGATCGATACCCCCGTTACGCTTCGGGCGGACGGGGACGCCCGGATCGTTGGCGACGGGAACGGCACCGTCGTCACGGTCACGGCGAACCGGACGGCGCTCGCGGGGCTTGACGTCTCCGGTGTTGGCGATTCCACCCCGGGACCGACGGTGACCGACGGCCACGCCGGCAGCAACGTCGGTGGAGGCGGTCACAACCACGGCGACGCCGAGGGCGAGGACTCCTGGGACGCCGAAATCGAGGATGACTACGCCCAAGGCGACGCGGCGATCGAGGTTTCGGGAGCCGGGAACATCCTCGTCACCGACACGCATATCGACACGGACGCCGCGGGGATCATCCTCTATGCGTCACCCGGGGCAGTCGTCCGGAACACGACCGTCGTCGGCAGCGAGAACTACCGCGAGGGTCACATGGGCGTCGTGGCGATGCGCTCGCCGGGCGTCGTCGAGGGCTCGACGTTCCTCGGCGGCCTCGACGGCGTCTACACCCACCGTTCCGACGGGATCGTGATCCGTGACAACCGGATGCGCGGGAACCGAAACGGCGTCCACCTGATGTTCACTTCCGGGGCGCTCGTCGCCGACAACGACATCGCCACCGAGGAGACGGCCGGCATCTACGTGATGACCGGACCAGAGCGAAACGCCCTCCTCGGCAACGAGATACGCGACGCGGAGACGGGAATCAGCGTCGGCGGAACGGACAGCTACGTCGCGGGGAACGTCCTCGCCGAGAACGACCTCGGCCTGCGGATCGAGGCGACCGCCTCCGTCGTCGAGCGGAACGTGATCGCCGACAACCGCGACGGCGTCGAAACGTGGGCGCTGTTGCCGACGAACCGCGTCACGCACAACGACTTCGTCGACAATGAGCGCCACGTCGCCGTCTCCAGCGGCCGGCTGCGCGTCTGGAGCCACGACGGCGAGGGCAACTACTGGGAGGGCGCGATCGGGACCACAGACGGCACCGTCGTCGAACGTCCCTACACGCCGACCGACCCCGTCGACGGACGGCTCCACCGCGTCGACGGGGCCGGAACGCTCGCACAAGCACCGGCGCTGTCCGCGCTGGCCGGGTTCCAGGGGGTAGTCCCGGGAATGCGGGCCGACGAAGTGATCGACACCGCGCCGCGCTGTGCGCCGGTCCGCGCCGAGTGGTTCGAACGGACTGGGCGGACTGACATCGAACCGATCTGTCGCTCCAGCGGCGACACACCCGCAGAGACACGACACAGCGAGACAGTACGACGACCGACCGATCGGCCCGAATACGACGACCGAACAATACTCCGGACGACGATTGAGCGAGACTCTTTAGGATGA
- a CDS encoding ABC transporter permease subunit has translation MRRGQIFWAVAWREVSTVVRTRSYLLLAIGLLAVFAGTLRAGGGLEGGYVPTAVDLLLPLELLVPLVAVALGYRAFGGDNDDRSVLLSYPVSKRSLVAGVFVGRLVGLAGIIGAPLAVVGVVVSWIGGHESRVFATHGGVDSPVLFIRFLALTICFGAVVLAMAMAASVLVRAGRAALAAALAVLVVVVAGGDLLTLAGLSADVIGDDFLGTALAASPNAAYRGLVLETVVGMATDRGAAIDVSAAVAGLAAWLLASLGSIVVSIDRRPLAGLRAGVGELSARVADALDR, from the coding sequence ATGAGGCGCGGTCAGATATTCTGGGCCGTGGCGTGGCGGGAGGTCTCGACGGTCGTTCGGACCCGGAGCTATCTGCTCTTGGCGATCGGACTCCTCGCCGTGTTCGCCGGGACGCTCCGCGCCGGCGGTGGCCTCGAGGGCGGCTACGTCCCGACTGCGGTCGATCTCCTCTTGCCGCTCGAGTTGCTCGTTCCGCTCGTCGCCGTCGCGCTCGGCTACCGGGCCTTCGGCGGCGACAACGACGACCGGTCGGTGCTTCTGAGTTACCCCGTCTCGAAACGCTCGCTCGTCGCGGGCGTCTTCGTCGGCCGGCTCGTCGGCCTCGCGGGCATCATCGGTGCCCCACTCGCTGTCGTTGGCGTCGTCGTCTCGTGGATCGGCGGTCACGAGTCGCGGGTGTTCGCGACCCACGGCGGCGTCGACTCGCCGGTGCTTTTCATCCGGTTTCTCGCGTTGACGATCTGCTTCGGGGCCGTCGTATTGGCGATGGCGATGGCGGCATCGGTGCTCGTCCGGGCGGGACGGGCGGCGCTCGCGGCCGCGCTTGCGGTCCTCGTCGTGGTCGTCGCAGGCGGGGATCTGTTGACGCTCGCCGGACTCTCGGCCGACGTGATCGGCGACGACTTCCTCGGGACAGCGCTCGCGGCGAGCCCGAACGCGGCCTACCGGGGGCTCGTCCTCGAAACTGTCGTCGGCATGGCGACCGACCGGGGGGCTGCGATTGACGTCTCCGCTGCGGTCGCCGGCCTCGCCGCCTGGCTGCTCGCGAGCCTCGGCTCGATCGTCGTCAGTATCGACCGCCGCCCGCTCGCGGGGCTCCGGGCCGGTGTCGGCGAACTCTCCGCGCGGGTGGCCGACGCGCTGGATCGCTGA
- a CDS encoding ABC transporter ATP-binding protein, producing the protein MSDDPVLRVDGVSKSFGSVEVLSDVSASIPSGSVVAVIGPNGSGKTTLLRTLVGDLRPTSGVVSYVGPDTDRPIGYLPQEPTFRPGFTAAETLAFYSSLLDGRDPEPLLERVGLAAAADRNVEALSGGMRQLLGIAQATVGDPPLIVLDEPASGLDPNMSESVFGTAAEMAGSGTTVLVSSHDLALVEATADTVVVLDRGSVAAIGSLVDLRERFETDSLRGVLNAVVGDTDAVAVVGGNR; encoded by the coding sequence GTGAGCGACGATCCCGTGCTTCGCGTCGACGGGGTTTCGAAGTCCTTCGGATCGGTCGAGGTGCTCTCGGACGTGTCGGCGTCGATTCCCTCCGGGTCGGTCGTGGCCGTCATCGGCCCGAACGGCTCCGGGAAGACGACCCTGTTGCGAACGCTCGTCGGTGACCTCCGGCCGACGAGCGGCGTCGTCTCCTATGTGGGACCCGACACCGACCGTCCGATCGGTTATTTACCACAGGAGCCGACGTTCCGCCCCGGGTTCACCGCCGCCGAGACGCTGGCGTTCTACTCGTCGTTGCTCGACGGTCGCGATCCGGAGCCGTTGCTCGAGCGGGTCGGGCTGGCGGCGGCGGCCGACCGGAACGTCGAGGCTCTCTCGGGCGGGATGCGGCAACTGCTCGGCATCGCGCAGGCGACCGTCGGGGACCCGCCGTTGATCGTCCTCGACGAACCCGCGAGTGGTCTCGATCCGAACATGAGCGAGAGCGTCTTCGGGACCGCCGCGGAGATGGCCGGATCGGGAACGACCGTACTCGTCAGCTCCCACGACCTCGCGCTCGTCGAGGCGACGGCGGACACCGTCGTCGTGTTGGACCGCGGGTCGGTGGCTGCCATCGGTTCCCTGGTGGATCTGCGCGAGCGCTTCGAGACCGATTCGCTCAGGGGCGTGTTGAACGCCGTCGTCGGCGACACGGACGCGGTCGCGGTCGTCGGGGGGAACCGATGA
- a CDS encoding NosD domain-containing protein, translating into MSLRVAVAVGCCLLVLVGAGSFAVSPDASDPGAAEFDRTVAMGLTLEEQRLLGSGRFAPRAQVAYSQYPYVVGYRGVGTTASAVDDPLVRQQFGYPRAVHVEAAPPDVSLDESGYPLGEYSGQWIDADDAYFVVDSAARTPSGPATLAFDARADAVDFAESHGGSVVTWAAHGQFETPRADGSNARDRVETQHTEANATVASTRELLDRPVSVVVGEDAPTLRAALDDAGANATVQLPPGTYEGPIEVDDPVTISGEDATIVGDGNGSVVTVTADDVALVGVSIEGVGDSLEPERTVAADRADWDRATEEAYGYADAAVTADGVDRLLVARVGIETPASGVVLRDADRAVVDGIRVNGTDRWEDGFMSVTAIRSPAVVQGSTFDGGRDGVYTHRSSGITVRNNEFIGGRFGTHFMYTSEALFAGNCATGQALSGVVVMTSPSGIAIADNVITDSRRGILTSGSDLYVGANTVVGTRQGVSTSARNSLYADNAVVGNEVGFRASSVFPTSVVTRNDVVGNERHVRATTGPLRVWSHNGEGNYWAGAEGLDRRYSPTDPVDGRLHRTGAARTLADAPIVRGLRALRGSTPGMRGESVVDASPRSTPSNPTRLENARRLADGRTTVSEVCGA; encoded by the coding sequence ATGTCGCTTCGAGTCGCCGTCGCGGTCGGGTGCTGTCTGCTCGTCCTCGTCGGGGCCGGCTCGTTCGCCGTCTCGCCGGACGCTTCGGACCCCGGGGCGGCGGAGTTCGACCGGACCGTCGCGATGGGATTGACCCTAGAGGAGCAGCGCCTGCTCGGCTCGGGCCGGTTCGCACCGCGCGCGCAGGTCGCGTACTCGCAGTACCCCTACGTCGTCGGCTACCGCGGCGTCGGCACGACCGCCTCCGCAGTCGACGATCCCCTCGTGAGACAGCAGTTCGGCTATCCCCGGGCCGTCCACGTCGAAGCCGCGCCCCCCGACGTCTCCCTCGACGAGTCCGGCTACCCGCTCGGTGAGTACTCCGGGCAGTGGATCGACGCCGACGACGCCTACTTCGTGGTCGACAGCGCCGCGAGAACCCCGTCGGGACCGGCGACGCTGGCGTTCGACGCCCGGGCGGACGCGGTCGACTTCGCTGAATCTCACGGCGGCTCGGTCGTCACCTGGGCCGCCCACGGGCAGTTCGAGACCCCTCGAGCGGACGGCTCGAACGCCCGCGATCGGGTCGAGACACAGCACACCGAGGCGAACGCGACGGTCGCGTCGACGCGGGAACTGCTCGACCGCCCCGTCAGCGTCGTCGTGGGCGAAGATGCCCCGACGCTCCGAGCCGCCCTCGACGACGCGGGAGCGAACGCGACGGTTCAACTTCCACCCGGCACGTACGAGGGACCGATCGAGGTCGACGACCCCGTGACCATCAGCGGCGAAGACGCGACGATCGTCGGCGACGGGAACGGCAGCGTCGTCACCGTCACTGCGGACGACGTCGCCCTCGTCGGCGTCTCGATCGAGGGGGTTGGCGACTCGCTGGAGCCCGAGAGAACGGTCGCCGCCGACCGCGCCGACTGGGACCGTGCGACCGAGGAGGCCTACGGGTACGCCGACGCGGCCGTCACTGCGGACGGTGTCGACCGACTGCTCGTCGCCCGGGTGGGTATCGAAACGCCCGCCTCGGGGGTCGTTCTCCGGGACGCCGACCGGGCGGTCGTCGACGGCATCCGGGTCAACGGCACCGACCGGTGGGAAGACGGGTTTATGAGCGTCACCGCGATCCGTTCGCCTGCGGTCGTCCAAGGATCGACGTTCGACGGCGGCCGCGACGGCGTCTACACCCACCGATCTTCGGGGATCACGGTTCGAAACAACGAGTTTATCGGGGGGCGGTTCGGCACGCACTTTATGTACACCTCGGAGGCGCTGTTCGCCGGCAACTGCGCGACCGGACAGGCCCTCTCGGGGGTCGTCGTCATGACGAGTCCGTCCGGGATCGCCATCGCAGACAACGTCATCACCGACTCCAGGCGGGGGATTCTGACGAGCGGTTCCGACCTCTACGTCGGTGCCAACACTGTCGTCGGGACCCGACAGGGCGTCTCGACGAGCGCACGAAACTCCCTGTACGCCGACAACGCCGTCGTCGGGAACGAGGTGGGGTTCCGCGCTTCCTCGGTCTTCCCGACGAGCGTCGTCACCCGCAACGACGTCGTCGGCAACGAGCGCCACGTCAGGGCGACGACCGGGCCGCTCCGCGTCTGGAGCCACAACGGCGAGGGCAACTACTGGGCGGGTGCCGAAGGCCTCGATAGGCGCTACAGCCCGACCGACCCGGTCGACGGTCGGCTCCACCGAACCGGAGCCGCCCGGACGCTCGCCGACGCGCCGATCGTTCGGGGACTCCGGGCGCTTCGGGGCTCCACGCCGGGGATGCGCGGGGAGAGCGTCGTCGACGCCAGCCCGCGCTCGACGCCGTCGAACCCGACTCGCCTCGAGAACGCACGACGGCTCGCAGACGGCCGCACAACGGTCTCGGAGGTGTGCGGCGCGTGA
- a CDS encoding TRAM domain-containing protein, which translates to MEISDRLECLFAADIEETNGSYVIDVPERELELGGLATERTYRVAILPAAVTDAASPEDTPNADEEPASPPESEPTPAEHGTQSPPVEEGDRRRVEIEDIGEQGDGITRVERGFVVIVPDTDRGERVVVEITDVAETVAFAEVVERISYYE; encoded by the coding sequence ATGGAGATCTCAGACCGTCTCGAATGTCTGTTTGCGGCCGATATCGAGGAAACGAACGGCTCCTACGTCATCGACGTCCCGGAGCGAGAACTGGAATTAGGGGGATTGGCCACCGAAAGGACCTATCGTGTGGCGATTCTTCCCGCGGCGGTGACCGACGCCGCGTCCCCGGAGGACACCCCGAATGCCGACGAGGAACCGGCGTCTCCGCCGGAATCCGAGCCAACCCCCGCCGAGCACGGGACTCAGAGTCCGCCGGTCGAGGAGGGCGACCGGCGGCGCGTCGAAATCGAGGACATCGGCGAACAGGGCGATGGGATCACCCGCGTCGAACGTGGGTTCGTCGTCATCGTTCCGGACACCGATCGGGGCGAGCGCGTCGTCGTCGAGATCACGGACGTCGCCGAGACCGTCGCGTTCGCGGAAGTCGTCGAACGGATCAGCTACTACGAGTGA
- a CDS encoding inorganic phosphate transporter has product MFEFLLLGVGVAVSLFVGFNIGGATTGPAFGPAVGADAISKTGAAALMAVFFLIGGWTIGRQVVDTLGNELVTDPGVFTIESSIVVLFFIGGALFVGNYYGVPASTSMTAVGAIAGLGVATGALDWVVMGEIAVWWIVAPIVGFWVSGMIGRYFYTRINEWVAITSTPGPLVEIDRTGVLPRPVTGPNTTRRELAGAVVVVSIGCLMAFSSGTSNIANAIAPLVGAGVDIDSMILLGCGAVAVGAFTIARRTLDTLGNDITELPLTAAIVVAVISSTIVVGLSAIGIPASFVIIATTSIVGLGWGRATRTSTLPEVVRGEEETNVSVGALTAERPGEEAPEIGEEDPDEIPSAGDLFDPATTGRVIVMQNVVPILSTVGAYAAFTVLFRFVW; this is encoded by the coding sequence GTGTTCGAATTCCTCTTACTCGGCGTCGGCGTTGCCGTCTCGCTGTTCGTCGGTTTCAACATCGGCGGGGCGACGACTGGCCCTGCTTTCGGGCCGGCGGTGGGGGCGGACGCGATCTCGAAGACGGGGGCAGCCGCGCTGATGGCCGTTTTTTTCCTGATCGGCGGGTGGACGATCGGCCGGCAGGTCGTCGACACGCTGGGGAACGAACTCGTCACCGACCCCGGCGTGTTCACGATCGAATCGAGCATCGTCGTACTCTTTTTTATTGGCGGGGCGCTGTTTGTCGGGAACTACTACGGCGTACCTGCATCGACTTCCATGACCGCGGTCGGCGCTATCGCCGGTCTGGGCGTCGCGACGGGTGCGCTCGATTGGGTCGTGATGGGCGAGATCGCCGTCTGGTGGATCGTCGCCCCAATCGTCGGCTTCTGGGTGTCGGGGATGATCGGTCGGTATTTTTATACCCGGATCAACGAGTGGGTGGCGATCACCTCGACGCCGGGGCCGCTGGTCGAGATCGATCGGACCGGCGTCCTCCCCCGCCCCGTGACGGGGCCGAACACCACCCGACGCGAGCTCGCCGGGGCCGTCGTCGTCGTCTCGATCGGCTGTCTGATGGCTTTCTCGTCGGGGACCTCGAACATCGCGAACGCGATCGCGCCGCTGGTCGGGGCCGGCGTCGACATCGACTCGATGATCCTGCTCGGGTGTGGGGCCGTCGCCGTCGGCGCGTTCACGATCGCCCGCCGGACGCTCGATACGCTCGGCAACGACATCACCGAGTTGCCGCTGACAGCGGCCATCGTGGTCGCGGTCATCTCTTCGACGATCGTGGTCGGCCTCTCGGCCATTGGCATTCCGGCGTCGTTCGTCATTATCGCGACGACGTCGATCGTCGGGCTGGGATGGGGGCGGGCGACGCGGACGTCGACGCTCCCCGAGGTCGTCCGCGGCGAGGAGGAGACAAACGTCTCCGTCGGCGCGCTGACGGCCGAACGCCCCGGCGAGGAGGCCCCCGAGATCGGCGAGGAGGACCCCGACGAAATCCCGAGCGCGGGTGATCTATTCGATCCCGCGACGACCGGCCGGGTCATCGTCATGCAGAACGTCGTTCCGATCCTCTCGACAGTCGGGGCATACGCCGCCTTCACCGTCCTGTTTCGGTTCGTGTGGTAA
- a CDS encoding universal stress protein translates to MTSRVLVPIDDSEMAERALRYALEIHPDADVTVLHVVGGPSSMMGDATTLALADDPQVAAREHASETLERAHDIAAEADRDVSTAVAVGPPARTIVESASEFDAVVLGSHSGGLADRLLVGDVARTVVRRSPVPVTVVR, encoded by the coding sequence ATGACTTCCCGCGTGCTGGTGCCGATAGACGACTCGGAGATGGCCGAACGCGCGCTCCGATATGCCCTCGAGATCCACCCGGACGCGGACGTCACCGTCCTCCACGTCGTCGGAGGGCCGTCCTCGATGATGGGCGACGCGACCACCCTCGCGCTCGCCGACGATCCCCAGGTAGCGGCTCGCGAGCACGCCTCGGAGACGCTAGAGCGCGCCCACGACATCGCGGCCGAAGCGGATCGCGACGTCTCGACCGCGGTGGCGGTCGGGCCACCGGCCCGGACGATCGTGGAGTCGGCCTCGGAGTTCGACGCGGTCGTCCTGGGAAGCCACAGCGGGGGCCTCGCCGACCGACTGCTCGTCGGCGACGTCGCACGGACGGTCGTCCGCCGGTCGCCGGTCCCCGTCACTGTCGTCCGGTAG